Proteins from a single region of Sneathiella aquimaris:
- a CDS encoding ornithine cyclodeaminase family protein yields the protein MQFISFDAADNRLSWKETADALYAGHKLEKAEIGDLLLSKGDRSLLSRGAWIDGVGLALKSVTVFPENTQKQPPEPSIQGAMLLFDSSSGALTAIVDGPLVTKWKTAGDSVLGARLLAADDPKSYLVVGAGTVAKTLLQAYHEVFPSIETFTIWARSQEKADEFAKEMLAEGFPVHVATDLAEAAAAADIISTATLSKDPVLKGEWVKPGTHVDLIGAYRPDMREADDILMQKAKIFVDARETTIGEIGELMIPMAAGVINEADIMGDLTDLCNGSEGRRHSSDITVFKNGGGAHLDLMTGTMIVQKMSC from the coding sequence ATGCAATTCATTAGCTTTGACGCCGCGGATAACAGATTAAGTTGGAAAGAAACAGCGGATGCGCTGTATGCCGGTCATAAGCTGGAAAAAGCTGAAATTGGAGATTTGCTGCTTTCAAAAGGCGATCGAAGTCTGCTGAGCCGTGGCGCATGGATTGATGGTGTGGGATTGGCCTTGAAATCTGTGACTGTGTTTCCTGAAAATACCCAAAAACAACCTCCGGAACCTTCAATTCAAGGCGCGATGTTGCTTTTCGATAGCAGCAGCGGTGCGTTGACCGCAATCGTTGATGGCCCTTTGGTAACGAAATGGAAAACCGCAGGAGATAGTGTTCTAGGGGCTCGTTTGCTCGCCGCTGATGATCCGAAATCCTATCTGGTCGTGGGGGCGGGGACGGTGGCCAAAACGCTCCTTCAAGCTTACCACGAAGTTTTTCCCAGTATTGAAACCTTCACTATATGGGCTCGATCCCAGGAAAAAGCTGACGAGTTTGCCAAGGAAATGCTGGCTGAAGGGTTTCCTGTTCACGTTGCCACTGATTTGGCCGAAGCAGCGGCAGCCGCAGATATTATTTCAACGGCAACTCTGTCCAAGGATCCTGTCCTAAAAGGAGAGTGGGTCAAACCGGGTACCCATGTGGACCTGATCGGTGCCTATCGGCCAGACATGCGCGAAGCCGATGATATCTTGATGCAAAAAGCCAAAATCTTTGTAGACGCACGAGAAACGACGATCGGTGAAATTGGCGAGCTGATGATCCCGATGGCGGCGGGCGTTATTAACGAAGCGGATATCATGGGCGATCTTACCGATCTGTGCAATGGTAGCGAAGGACGTCGCCATTCTTCTGACATCACTGTTTTCAAAAATGGCGGCGGTGCCCATCTGGACCTGATGACAGGCACCATGATTGTTCAGAAGATGAGTTGCTGA
- a CDS encoding YHS domain-containing (seleno)protein → MSLSVAIALFIAAPAFAFDEINTGYLGSTALKGYDSTAYHSSQRPIEGQKAFFFEWKGATWRFADAQSRDLFAAEPAAYAPQYGGYCSNQMSLGNLSDIDPGVWLIHQGRLYFFGHQAGKDRWERTGIDARIKDADKNWKMYLAKK, encoded by the coding sequence ATGTCATTATCAGTTGCGATTGCTCTGTTCATTGCGGCTCCCGCTTTCGCTTTTGATGAAATCAATACCGGATATCTGGGATCAACAGCTTTGAAGGGCTATGACAGTACGGCCTATCACTCGTCGCAGCGCCCGATTGAAGGGCAAAAAGCCTTCTTTTTTGAATGGAAGGGGGCGACCTGGCGGTTTGCAGACGCACAAAGCCGCGACCTGTTCGCTGCAGAGCCGGCGGCTTATGCCCCTCAATATGGCGGATATTGTTCTAACCAGATGAGTCTGGGGAATTTATCCGACATCGATCCGGGTGTGTGGCTTATTCATCAGGGCAGGTTGTATTTCTTTGGGCATCAGGCGGGTAAAGACCGCTGGGAGCGAACCGGTATTGACGCCCGGATAAAAGACGCTGATAAAAACTGGAAAATGTATCTTGCGAAAAAATAA